Proteins encoded by one window of Mariniplasma anaerobium:
- a CDS encoding YidC/Oxa1 family membrane protein insertase — protein sequence MQKHYKKIVFIAMALFLVITLASCGGSDAVGKVIVNNPYGENGEKLVFDYEDRNSISFKGDNGLSYWLLNESGATSDEPVAYEGLLPSNASPDEIGIEGGIQTFTFTVEGEEVSFRIYIKPETVVVDNDIAMVVFRFPSEAILYNMGQSFDPTGIEAYAVENDGDVIVISETMSAEAYAALFDDLGYDPMGVDGFKDKVSYPVSFTYEGYSESFEVYVAGGEKPISTEDAGFFDYVLVIPVAFIMQFFASLLGNSFALGILFTTLIVRTLAWPIYAKSNDMTMKMNLAQPDMQRVQQKYANKKDPQSQQMQQMEMMQVYKKHGINVFGCLMPFLQMPIFIAMYGVVRRISLEGGMYASSVSNTKFLGVNLANTNDGITALILAAIVGATMFTLQKISMKKPSYAKNTYKHNANPQGAQTEKTMKFVSYFMVIMMMFISYQSNALALYWVFGNIYSLSQTIFNRRLNEKKHARLQEKQLLG from the coding sequence ATGCAAAAACACTATAAAAAAATCGTATTTATAGCTATGGCATTATTCCTTGTTATCACACTTGCATCATGTGGTGGTAGTGATGCAGTCGGAAAAGTCATTGTTAATAATCCATATGGTGAAAACGGCGAAAAGCTAGTTTTCGATTATGAAGATCGAAATTCCATCTCATTTAAAGGTGATAATGGACTTTCTTATTGGCTATTGAATGAATCAGGTGCAACTTCTGATGAACCAGTAGCATATGAAGGACTTCTTCCTTCTAATGCATCACCAGATGAAATCGGAATTGAAGGCGGCATCCAAACCTTTACATTTACCGTTGAAGGCGAAGAAGTTTCATTTAGAATCTATATTAAACCTGAAACTGTAGTTGTAGATAATGATATTGCAATGGTTGTCTTTAGATTTCCATCAGAAGCTATCCTATATAATATGGGGCAAAGTTTTGATCCAACAGGTATCGAAGCTTATGCAGTAGAAAATGATGGAGATGTTATCGTTATTTCTGAAACAATGAGCGCGGAAGCGTATGCAGCTTTATTTGATGATCTTGGATATGACCCAATGGGCGTTGACGGATTTAAAGATAAAGTTAGTTATCCAGTTTCTTTCACATATGAAGGCTACAGTGAATCATTTGAAGTCTATGTTGCGGGTGGTGAAAAACCAATCTCAACTGAAGATGCAGGATTCTTTGATTATGTATTAGTTATTCCAGTAGCGTTCATTATGCAATTTTTCGCATCATTATTAGGTAATTCATTTGCATTAGGTATTTTATTTACAACTTTAATTGTAAGAACTCTTGCATGGCCAATTTATGCGAAAAGTAATGATATGACAATGAAGATGAACTTAGCTCAACCAGATATGCAACGTGTACAACAAAAATATGCGAATAAAAAAGATCCACAATCACAACAAATGCAGCAAATGGAAATGATGCAAGTTTATAAAAAACATGGTATCAATGTATTTGGATGTTTAATGCCATTTTTACAAATGCCTATCTTTATTGCAATGTACGGCGTTGTTAGACGTATATCTCTAGAAGGTGGTATGTATGCTAGCTCAGTTTCAAACACTAAATTTTTAGGTGTTAACTTAGCAAATACAAACGATGGTATTACAGCACTTATATTAGCTGCTATCGTTGGTGCTACAATGTTTACTCTACAAAAAATTTCAATGAAGAAACCAAGTTATGCTAAGAACACATATAAGCACAATGCAAACCCACAAGGCGCTCAAACCGAAAAAACAATGAAGTTTGTAAGCTACTTTATGGTTATCATGATGATGTTCATATCATATCAAAGTAATGCGTTAGCGTTATATTGGGTATTTGGTAATATTTATTCATTAAGTCAAACAATATTTAACAGAAGATTAAATGAGAAAAAGCATGCTAGACTACAAGAAAAACAATTGTTGGGGTGA
- the rnpA gene encoding ribonuclease P protein component gives MKKKYRIKKYSEIDAVYRKRDAKNDSYFAVYQANDPEAKNFRFAMSIGTKYGNAVQRNLIKRRVRMIVSDLQDQFIINKLFLIVIRPKAKQLDYQEIKSKLTLLLKKSKLMENKNAKTL, from the coding sequence ATGAAAAAAAAATATCGTATTAAGAAATATAGCGAAATTGATGCGGTGTATAGAAAACGAGATGCAAAAAACGACAGTTATTTTGCAGTATATCAAGCGAATGATCCTGAAGCTAAAAATTTTAGATTTGCAATGTCTATTGGAACAAAATATGGCAATGCAGTTCAAAGAAATTTAATTAAAAGAAGAGTTCGTATGATTGTTAGCGATTTGCAAGATCAATTTATTATAAATAAATTGTTTTTAATTGTTATAAGACCAAAAGCTAAGCAACTTGACTATCAAGAGATAAAAAGTAAGTTGACATTGCTATTAAAAAAATCTAAATTAATGGAGAATAAAAATGCAAAAACACTATAA